A genomic region of Arvicola amphibius chromosome X, mArvAmp1.2, whole genome shotgun sequence contains the following coding sequences:
- the LOC119804390 gene encoding melanoma antigen preferentially expressed in tumors-like — MAAKNPKTLLDLAIQCLLRHESAAIQGLEDIPREIFIPLFIAAFKGGHKNILSEMVKVWPFYCLHLGTLTVQEPHRELLKAMIENLPVCPANSTASWKPKLRILDLRRDSHCRITCPQVSIKSPFCFHSCTYSDHSVMKMEGQLRFIDSESTIHLPRPIELLVDLSLDGSLMEKEFLGLLVRKTVESLGALHICCRDLQVVKLGECKRTLRFLDLNCVNRLSVDKGSLTDITNILSQMSHLKSLRLLKVTFRSLSGKVFKNFLSHLQRMENLKELKLSSFCLKNRLDSVLRVLPPSLDFLYLPSCEISYRDFRFLAQCPQASHLKILNLRNNAMYWDDFEPFQSLLLNLSGTLKHLEISHCLINDSAISLLIPALIRCTQLRILSFAVNPITMPMLVHIMHRLTPLMKLKYVIYPIPIHCYERWHFQSSLDRRRLAIVQLHLKSMLQVAGRHDMNWITYSGTDDLNGIPGDSLANHGALDTLFSIDVKGNLREGYPCENQGLPARGPIQCHKVMSAPGLLPRPMSGFPTLLHCVDVLGSCTTKGREDRAARVGPVPL; from the exons ATGGCTGCAAAGAACCCCAAAACTCTGTTGGATCTTGCTATACAGTGTTTGCTGAGACATGAGTCTGCAGCAATCCAAGGTCTGGAGGATATTCCAAGAGAAATTTTTATTCCATTGTTCATTGCTGCCTTCAAGGGTGGGCATAAGAATATATTGAGTGAGATGGTGAAAGTTTGGCCCTTTTACTGTCTCCATCTTGGAACATTAACTGTACAGGAGCCTCATCGTGAACTCCTGAAAGCCATGATTGAGAATCTTCCAGTATGTCCTGCAAACAGCACTGCTTCTTG GAAACCTAAACTGAGGATCCTAGATTTAAGGCGAGACAGTCACTGTAGGATCACATGCCCTCAAGTCAGCATCAAATcacctttctgttttcattcttgtacTTATTCTGACCACTCTGTCATGAAAATGGAAGGACAGCTTCGTTTTATAGATTCAGAGTCCACAATTCATTTACCCAGACCTATAGAATTACTAGTGGATCTTTCCCTAGATGGCTCCTTAATGGAAAAGGAATTTTTGGGTTTGCTTGTGAGGAAAACTGTGGAGAGTTTAGGGGCTTTGCACATATGCTGTCGAGATTTACAAGTTGTTAAATTGGGTGAGTGCAAACGCACCCTGAGATTTCTTGATCTCAACTGTGTTAATCGATTGTCAGTTGATAAGGGTTCGCTGACTGATATCACCAACATCCTGTCTCAGATGAGCCACCTAAAGAGCCTTAGACTGCTGAAAGTCACTTTTAGATCTCTGAGTgggaaagtctttaaaaatttccttagTCATTTGCAACGTATGGAAAACCTTAAGGAACTCAAATTGTCTTCATTCTGTCTGAAAAATCGTTTGGACAGCGTGCTCAG AGTTTTGCCACCTAGCCTGGATTTTTTGTATCTGCCATCCTGTGAAATATCCTACAGAGACTTCCGATTTCTAGCCCAGTGCCCTCAGGCTTCCCACCTAAAGATCTTGAATCTTCGTAACAATGCGATGTATTGGGATGACTTTGAGCCCTTTCAAAGTCTTCTGTTAAATCTCTCTGGTACTCTTAAGCATCTAGAGATAAGTCATTGCCTTATAAATGATTCTGCAATCTCTCTTCTTATCCCCGCCCTAATTCGTTGTACTCAACTCCGTATCCTGTCCTTTGCTGTTAACCCCATCACAATGCCTATGCTTGTGCATATCATGCATAGGTTAACACCCTTGATGAAGCTAAAATATGTGATTTATCCTATCCCTATACATTGCTATGAACGATGGCATTTTCAGAGCAGCTTAGATCGACGGAGGCTTGCTATTGTACAACTACACCTGAAGTCAATGCTACAGGTTGCAGGGAGGCATGACATGAATTGGATCACTTACTCAGG TACTGACGATTTGAATGGTATTCCTGGAGACTCCCTTGCAAATCATGGTGCTCTGGATACTTTGTTTTCTATAGATGTGAAAGGTAACCTAA GAGAAGGATACCCATGTGAAAACCAGGGGCTACCTGCTCGAGGACCAATCCAGTGCCACAAGGTGATGTCCgcgcctgggctgctgccaagacCCATGTCTGGGTTCCCGACCCTGCTGCACTGTGTTGATGTCCTTGGGTCCTGTACCACCAAAGGCCGAGAAGATAGGGCTGCACGAGTTGGTCCCGTCCCTCTCTGA